A genomic stretch from Puntigrus tetrazona isolate hp1 chromosome 6, ASM1883169v1, whole genome shotgun sequence includes:
- the lrig2 gene encoding leucine-rich repeats and immunoglobulin-like domains protein 2, which yields MAEGCPIPQALFLLLVSVVGLDACPSPCTCSGGPGAAQLLDCNRKRLGATALETPAWITHASMNQNELTAVPFLGDASSNITVLSLVHNRISEVAAEQLLPYSSLESLDLSSNSICELKSGSFPPMQLKYLNLSKNKISSLEPGCFGNISSLLVLKINQNRLSLLPDKVFTLFQLQVLELRRNRIRVVESLIFKELKALKSLKMQRNGITKLMDGALFGLENMEELELEYNNLTELNKGWLYGLHMLRILRVNQNNIGLIRADAWEFCHRLEELDLSFNHLSRLEDWVFSGLSLLQSLNLGDNQITHLGEGVFSGLSNVRTLDIRNNEISLAIEDLVGMFVGLKRLNSLGLQNNKIRTITKRAFEGLMELEHLDLSRNGIMSIHPDAFTHLKLKKLDLNTSSLLCDCQLQWLGQWLIDSQFQQSCSAVCAHPAFLAGSSVLEIKPEEFVCNDFPKPQISAHPKTAVALRGTNVTLNCSAFSSSDSPMSTAWRKDGEVLYEAQVQNYARYQDHRLLYTTVLHLLNVNFTDEGQYQCVVSNHFGSNYSTLAKLTVNELPTFLKTPMDLTIRTGTVARLECAAEGHPTPQIAWQKDGGINFPAARERRMHVMPDDDTFFIANVKTEDMGVYSCTAKNEAGSLSANATLTVLETPSFQRPLEDRNVARGETAVLQCIARGSPAPRLNWTKDDAPLVLTERHFFAAANQLLIIVDASPADAGKYTCIMSNTLGTERGHIYLSVSPSANCDPVTSIYSQDGWTTVGIVVMVVVCCVVGTSLVWVIVIYHMRRKSEDYSITNTDEMNLPADIPSYLSSQGTLSEPQEGYSNSENGSHQQLMPSHANGYVHKGTDGVCYGEVSSDVDPDASGMLGSRVGSFFAGRSSFHRSEPREGQANIPNGGPGPLVICSDCYDNANIYSRTREYCPYAYLTEDDPLVSQISRDGHQSCHQERDQHAEQADAALESFISQQNASVFLTNHEPRLPATQHYSTDVPGRSFWDEEETHSSIHAQGSVTVHKPPMGLSSGEGREERSGPLEEGSYRTNPQESSSAPT from the exons ATGGCGGAGGGCTGTCCCATCCCCCAGGCCCTGTTCCTGCTTCTAGTGAGCGTCGTGGGTCTGGACGCTTGCCCTTCTCCCTGTACGTGTTCTGGTGGTCCAGGTGCAGCGCAATTGCTGGATTGCAACAGGAAAAGACTGGGTGCTACAGCTCTGGAAACTCCAGCCTGGATCACCCATGC GTCAATGAATCAGAATGAACTTACAGCGGTGCCTTTTCTTGGAGATGCCTCATCCAACATAACAGTTCTGTCACT cGTTCATAACCGAATCTCTGAAGTCGCGGCAGAGCAGCTTTTGCCATACTCTTCTCTAGAAAGTCTGGACCTGAGCTCTAATTCTATATGTGAGCTTAAGTCCGGATCATTCCCTCCCATGCAGCTGAAATACCT CAACCTGAGCAAAAACAAGATAAGCTCCTTGGAACCCGGTTGTTTTGGAAACATCAGCTCTCTTCTGGTGTTGAAGATAAACCAGAACAGACTCTCTCTGCTGCCTGATAAAGTCTTCACCCTCTTTCAGCTCCAAGTCTT AGAGTTGAGGCGCAACAGGATTCGTGTCGTTGAAAGTCTAATATTCAAAGAACTAAAGGCTCTTAAGTCGTTGAAGATGCAGCGCAACGGCATCACGAAGCTGATGGATGGAGCTCTCTTCGGTTTGGAAAACATGGAGGAGCT AGAGTTGGAGTATAATAATCTGACGGAGCTGAATAAGGGCTGGCTGTATGGCCTGCACATGCTCAGGATTCTGCGAGTGAATCAGAACAACATCGGACTCATTCGAGCTGATGCCTGGGAGTTTTGCCATCGACTGGAAGAGCT GGATTTGTCTTTCAATCACTTGAGTCGTCTGGAGGATTGGGTGTTCTCTGGTCTCAGTCTCCTGCAGAGTCTCAACTTGGGTGACAATCAAATCACACACCTGGGAGAAGGAGTGTTCAGCGGGCTATCTAACGTCCGTACACT GGACATCCGTAATAATGAGATATCCCTCGCCATCGAGGACTTGGTTGGCATGTTTGTGGGTTTGAAGAGGCTGAACTCGCT aggtttacagaataataaaatcaGGACCATCACTAAGAGAGCGTTTGAGGGTCTAATGGAGCTGGAGCATTT GGACCTGAGCAGGAATGGCATCATGTCTATTCATCCTGAtgcttttactcatttaaaactcaaaaaact TGATCTGAACACCAGCAGTCTTCTATGTGACTGTCAGCTCCAGTGGTTGGGCCAGTGGTTGATTGACAGTCAGTTCCAGCAATCCTGCAGTGCCGTCTGTGCTCATCCCGCTTTCCTGGCAGGATCTAGCGTGCTCGAGATTAAACCAGAGGAATTTGTCTGCA ATGACTTCCCTAAACCTCAGATCAGTGCTCATCCCAAGACCGCTGTGGCCTTGCGGGGGACCAACGTCACTCTGAACTGCTCTGCATTCAGCAGCAGCGATTCTCCCATGAGCACCGCCTGGCGCAAAGACGGAGAAGTGCTGTATGAAGCCCAGGTGCAGAACTACGCTCGCTACCAGGATCACCGCCTCCTCTACACCACCGTACTCCACCTGCTCAATGTTAATTTCACTGATGAGGGCCAGTACCAGTGTGTGGTCTCCAACCATTTTGGGTCCAACTACTCCACCCTGGCCAAGCTGACTGTTAATG AGCTCCCCACCTTCCTGAAGACGCCCATGGACCTGACCATCCGCACCGGCACGGTCGCTAGATTGGAGTGCGCTGCTGAGGGACACCCGACACCACAGATCGCCTGGCAGAAAGACGGCGGTATCAATTTCCCTGCGGCCCGTGAAAGAAGGATGCATGTCATGCCAGACGATGACACTTTTTTCATTGCTAATGTAAAGACGGAGGATATGGGCGTCTATAGCTGTACAGCCAAAAACGAGGCGGGCAGTCTGTCAGCTAATGCCACTCTTACTGTTctag AAACCCCATCATTCCAGCGCCCTCTAGAGGACCGTAACGTTGCCCGAGGCGAGACTGCTGTCCTCCAGTGCATAGCTCGTGGTAGCCCCGCCCCCCGCCTCAACTGGACCAAAGACGACGCCCCATTGGTGTTGACGGAACGCCATTTCTTCGCTGCAGCCAATCAGCTGCTCATAATCGTAGATGCCAGCCCTGCTGATGCTGGGAAATACACGTGCATCATGTCCAATACGCTCGGCACAGAGCGCGGTCATATCTACCTCAGCGTATCGCCCTCGGCCAACTGTGACCCGGTGACCAGCATATACAGTCAGGACGGATGGACAACAGTTGGCATCGTTGTGATGGTAGTTGTCTGCTGCGTTGTCGGCACCTCGCTTGTGTGGGTCATCGTCATTTATCACATGAGGAGAAAGAGTGAAGACTACAGTATAACAAATACAG ATGAAATGAACCTTCCAGCGGACATTCCCAGTTACCTCTCATCTCAGGGTACTCTGTCCGAGCCTCAGGAAGGCTACAGTAACTCAGAGAATGGAAGCCACCAGCAACTTATGCCGTCTCATGCTAACGGTTACGTTCACAAAGGCACTGATG GAGTATGTTACGGTGAAGTGAGCAGCGATGTTGATCCAGATGCCAGTGGAATGCTGGGTAGTCGTGTGGGCTCTTTCTTTGCTGGACGTAGCAGCTTCCACCGGAGCGAACCCAGAGAGGGACAAGCAAATATCCCTAATG gtgGACCAGGCCCTCTAGTCATCTGCTCAGACTGCTACGACAATGCCAATATCTACTCGCGAACCCGTGAGTACTGTCCATACGCCTACCTGACAGAGGACGACCCACTTGTGTCTCAGATCTCTCGGGACGGACACCAGAGCTGCCATCAAGAGCGGGATCAGCACGCCGAGCAAGCAGACGCGGCACTGGAGAGTTTTATAAGTCAGCAGAATGCCTCCGTATTCCTCACCAACCATGAACCACGACTACCAGCGACGCAACACTATAGTACTG ATGTCCCAGGCAGGTCATTTTGGGATGAGGAAGAGACCCACTCATCCATCCATGCCCAGGGCTCAGTGACTGTACACAAGCCCCCAATGGGTCTCTCCTCTGGGGAAGGCAGAGAGGAGAGGAGTGGGCCACTGGAGGAAGGCTCATACAGGACTAACCCACAGGAAAGCTCCTCAGCGCCCACATAA
- the padi2 gene encoding protein-arginine deiminase type-2 isoform X1, with amino-acid sequence MDMSQEQTQSVSLPENLRKRMKGTDMTNMFQRTCRLEINVPTQIVHVVGTELKVILDRCAPPFSKSFSIKCGPNVNHKVTPPAKDRSGLYPLTPNSVLLVTMDAVSETANDSKLSVRYYGEKSESLGDAVLHLTAVEISLDVDADRDGVVEKNNPNKGSWKWGPNGHGAVLLVNCDSETTYKKSVDSENDTIDKVSDLQDMSKMILRTNGPAELPEGYKLTMHISKTTSGSVRVFRPRTNAKKDTMKHKLLNLFLKDYIMVVGPDALAQEVPYLGGKTELQFFVEGLRFPDKDFNGLISINLSLLEPCGKGFPETPIFTDTVVFHVSPWIMTPNTLKPLEVYVCSTNNNYSFLKSIKNLVEKSGYKLNICFEYMNRGDRWMQDEIEFGYIDAPHHHFPVVLDSPRDGALQDFPIESILGPDFGYVTRDASNGEVSSLDSFGNLEVSPPVTVNGKSYPLGRIIIGVAFPTATHGRNMTQVVQEFLWAQKVQEPIALYSDWLYVGHVDEFMTFVPAPDRKKFRLLLASPDAGYKVFKGLQKKGHGEAEMFSGLPEAISVNKLLSNKKLQDENRYVQNCIDWNRVVLKKELGLDDEDIIDLPILFKVLEEKNCSRAVAYYPDMVNMIVLGDQLGVPKPFGPTVNGRCALETEVCSLLEPLGLKCTFIDDFAPYHKLLGEVHCGSNVLREPSSFKWWNLEL; translated from the exons ATGGATATGTCGCAGGAGCAAACGCAGTCAGTCAGCTTACCTGAGAACCTGAGAAAGAGAATGAAGGGGACAGACATGACTAACATGTTTCAGAGGACCTGCAGACTGGAAATCAATGTACCCACTCAAATTGTGCATGTCGTTGGTACGGAACTGAAGGTGATTTTAGACCG GTGTGCCCCGCCGTTTTCCAAATCGTTCTCGATAAAATGCGGGCCAAACGTCAATCACAAGGTGACTCCTCCAGCGAAGGACAGGAGCGGCCTGTACCCCCTCACCCCAAACTCTGTCCTCCTCGTCACCATGGACGCCGTCAGCGAGACTGCAAACGACAGCAAG CTATCTGTGAGGTACTACGGAGAGAAAAGCGAGTCGTTGGGGGACGCCGTGTTGCATCTAACAGCTGTTG AGATATCTCTGGACGTAGATGCTGACCGAGATGGCGTTGTTGAGAAAAACAATCCAAACAAG GGATCGTGGAAGTGGGGTCCTAATGGCCACGGTGCAGTTCTGCTGGTCAACTGTGACTCGGAGACCACATACAAAAAGTCGGTGGACAGTGAGAATGATACGATCGATAAAGTGTCAG ATTTACAGGACATGTCCAAGATGATCCTGCGTACCAACGGTCCCGCTGAACTTCCTGAAGGCTATAAACTGACCATGCACATCTCAAAGACCACTTCAGGGAGCGTGAGAGTCTTTAGACCTCGAACCAATGCCAAAAAAGACACGATGA AGCACAAACTCTTGAACTTGTTCCTGAAAGACTATATAATGGTGGTGGGACCGGACGCGCTGGCACAGGAAGTGCCGTATCTGGGAGGCAAAACCGAACTGCAGTTCTTTGTAGAGGGTCTTCGCTTCCCTGATAAAGACTTTAATGGGCTCATCTCCATCAACCTCAGTCTACTGGAGCCCTGTGGCAAG GGTTTCCCAGAAACGCCCATCTTCACAGATACAGTGGTATTTCATGTTTCTCCCTGGATCATGACCCCAAACACCCTCAAACCCCTGGAGGTGTATGTGTGCAG CACAAACAATAACTACTCCTTTCTGAAGAGCATAAAGAACTTGGTGGAGAAGTCTGGCTACAAACTGAATATCTGTTTTGAGTACATGAACCGGGGGGACCGCTGGATGCAG GATGAGATAGAGTTTGGCTACATTGACGCTCCCCATCATCATTTCCCTGTTGTACTGGACTCTCCTCGTGATGGAGCTCTTCAGGATTTCCCCATCGAGTCCATTCTG GGGCCGGATTTTGGGTACGTGACACGGGACGCTTCGAATGGGGAGGTGAGCAGTCTGGACTCCTTCGGTAACCTGGAGGTTAGTCCACCGGTCACAGTGAACGGGAAGAGTTACCCACTTGGCAGGATCATCATTGGAGTGGCGTTCCCTAC TGCTACACATGGCCGAAACATGACCCAAGTCGTACAGGAGTTCCTGTGGGCACAGAAGGTTCAAGAGCCAATAGCGTTGTACTCTGATTGGCTATATGTGGGTCATGTGGACGAGTTCATGACCTTTGTTCCAGCCCCTGACCGAAAg AAATTCCGATTGCTGCTGGCTAGCCCTGACGCTGGATACAAAGTTTTCAAAGGCTTACAAAAGAAAGGACACGGAGAAGCAGAAATGTTTTCAG GTTTGCCGGAGGCCATCTCTGTGAATAAACTCCTGAGCAACAAAAAGCTACAGGATGAAAACAGATACGTGCAG AACTGTATTGACTGGAACAGGGTTGTGCTGAAGAAAGAGCTGGGGTTGGATGATGAGGACATCATTGATTTGCCCATCCTGTTTAAGGTTTTAGAGGAGAAAAACTGCTCCAGGGCTGTAGCTTACTATCCTGACATG GTAAACATGATTGTGTTGGGGGATCAGCTGGGTGTCCCGAAACCCTTTGGGCCGACGGTGAATGGCAGGTGCGCTCTTGAGACAGAGGTGTGTTCTCTTCTGGAGCCTCTGGGCCTCAAATGTACCTTCATTGATGACTTTGCCCCGTACCACAAACTGCTGGGCGAAGTTCACTGCGGTTCCAATGTTCTTCGAGAGCCTTCTTCTTTCAAATGGTGGAACCTAgagctgtga
- the padi2 gene encoding protein-arginine deiminase type-2 isoform X2, whose amino-acid sequence MVSQRSLAIDTEKTTRTTYVLGTELTVNLNRCAPPFSKSFSIKCGPNVNHKVTPPAKDRSGLYPLTPNSVLLVTMDAVSETANDSKLSVRYYGEKSESLGDAVLHLTAVEISLDVDADRDGVVEKNNPNKGSWKWGPNGHGAVLLVNCDSETTYKKSVDSENDTIDKVSDLQDMSKMILRTNGPAELPEGYKLTMHISKTTSGSVRVFRPRTNAKKDTMKHKLLNLFLKDYIMVVGPDALAQEVPYLGGKTELQFFVEGLRFPDKDFNGLISINLSLLEPCGKGFPETPIFTDTVVFHVSPWIMTPNTLKPLEVYVCSTNNNYSFLKSIKNLVEKSGYKLNICFEYMNRGDRWMQDEIEFGYIDAPHHHFPVVLDSPRDGALQDFPIESILGPDFGYVTRDASNGEVSSLDSFGNLEVSPPVTVNGKSYPLGRIIIGVAFPTATHGRNMTQVVQEFLWAQKVQEPIALYSDWLYVGHVDEFMTFVPAPDRKKFRLLLASPDAGYKVFKGLQKKGHGEAEMFSGLPEAISVNKLLSNKKLQDENRYVQNCIDWNRVVLKKELGLDDEDIIDLPILFKVLEEKNCSRAVAYYPDMVNMIVLGDQLGVPKPFGPTVNGRCALETEVCSLLEPLGLKCTFIDDFAPYHKLLGEVHCGSNVLREPSSFKWWNLEL is encoded by the exons ATGGTGTCTCAACGATCACTTGCAATTGACACGGAGAAAACGACAAGAACGACATATGTGCTTGGAACTGAGCTGACGGTCAATTTAAACAG GTGTGCCCCGCCGTTTTCCAAATCGTTCTCGATAAAATGCGGGCCAAACGTCAATCACAAGGTGACTCCTCCAGCGAAGGACAGGAGCGGCCTGTACCCCCTCACCCCAAACTCTGTCCTCCTCGTCACCATGGACGCCGTCAGCGAGACTGCAAACGACAGCAAG CTATCTGTGAGGTACTACGGAGAGAAAAGCGAGTCGTTGGGGGACGCCGTGTTGCATCTAACAGCTGTTG AGATATCTCTGGACGTAGATGCTGACCGAGATGGCGTTGTTGAGAAAAACAATCCAAACAAG GGATCGTGGAAGTGGGGTCCTAATGGCCACGGTGCAGTTCTGCTGGTCAACTGTGACTCGGAGACCACATACAAAAAGTCGGTGGACAGTGAGAATGATACGATCGATAAAGTGTCAG ATTTACAGGACATGTCCAAGATGATCCTGCGTACCAACGGTCCCGCTGAACTTCCTGAAGGCTATAAACTGACCATGCACATCTCAAAGACCACTTCAGGGAGCGTGAGAGTCTTTAGACCTCGAACCAATGCCAAAAAAGACACGATGA AGCACAAACTCTTGAACTTGTTCCTGAAAGACTATATAATGGTGGTGGGACCGGACGCGCTGGCACAGGAAGTGCCGTATCTGGGAGGCAAAACCGAACTGCAGTTCTTTGTAGAGGGTCTTCGCTTCCCTGATAAAGACTTTAATGGGCTCATCTCCATCAACCTCAGTCTACTGGAGCCCTGTGGCAAG GGTTTCCCAGAAACGCCCATCTTCACAGATACAGTGGTATTTCATGTTTCTCCCTGGATCATGACCCCAAACACCCTCAAACCCCTGGAGGTGTATGTGTGCAG CACAAACAATAACTACTCCTTTCTGAAGAGCATAAAGAACTTGGTGGAGAAGTCTGGCTACAAACTGAATATCTGTTTTGAGTACATGAACCGGGGGGACCGCTGGATGCAG GATGAGATAGAGTTTGGCTACATTGACGCTCCCCATCATCATTTCCCTGTTGTACTGGACTCTCCTCGTGATGGAGCTCTTCAGGATTTCCCCATCGAGTCCATTCTG GGGCCGGATTTTGGGTACGTGACACGGGACGCTTCGAATGGGGAGGTGAGCAGTCTGGACTCCTTCGGTAACCTGGAGGTTAGTCCACCGGTCACAGTGAACGGGAAGAGTTACCCACTTGGCAGGATCATCATTGGAGTGGCGTTCCCTAC TGCTACACATGGCCGAAACATGACCCAAGTCGTACAGGAGTTCCTGTGGGCACAGAAGGTTCAAGAGCCAATAGCGTTGTACTCTGATTGGCTATATGTGGGTCATGTGGACGAGTTCATGACCTTTGTTCCAGCCCCTGACCGAAAg AAATTCCGATTGCTGCTGGCTAGCCCTGACGCTGGATACAAAGTTTTCAAAGGCTTACAAAAGAAAGGACACGGAGAAGCAGAAATGTTTTCAG GTTTGCCGGAGGCCATCTCTGTGAATAAACTCCTGAGCAACAAAAAGCTACAGGATGAAAACAGATACGTGCAG AACTGTATTGACTGGAACAGGGTTGTGCTGAAGAAAGAGCTGGGGTTGGATGATGAGGACATCATTGATTTGCCCATCCTGTTTAAGGTTTTAGAGGAGAAAAACTGCTCCAGGGCTGTAGCTTACTATCCTGACATG GTAAACATGATTGTGTTGGGGGATCAGCTGGGTGTCCCGAAACCCTTTGGGCCGACGGTGAATGGCAGGTGCGCTCTTGAGACAGAGGTGTGTTCTCTTCTGGAGCCTCTGGGCCTCAAATGTACCTTCATTGATGACTTTGCCCCGTACCACAAACTGCTGGGCGAAGTTCACTGCGGTTCCAATGTTCTTCGAGAGCCTTCTTCTTTCAAATGGTGGAACCTAgagctgtga